AAGGTCGGGCTTTGTGTATTTTGCAATACCCATTTCAATGCGTGATTCAAAGGATCGTAAGCTTTCAATCTGCTTCTTCATAGGTATGGGCTTTGTAACACCTGGGGCTGGCTTGACCTTCTTGTATGCTGTGAGCAGATTATTCAGGGTGGCATTGGTAACGGGTGTCTTCATGATGGCCTCAAAAATCTTATCACGGTCTGGACAATCCAAGTTGGCGGCGAAGAGATATCCCTGCGAAACAGGGAGATTTCCTGACCGGATTTCGGCTTGAATCTCTGGAGAAAGTTTTAAAAGTGCTATCGTGCGATGCAGCGTCATTATTGACTTTCCGACGATTTCAGAAATTGCTAACACAGTGTTAGCAATTTCATCCGGCAGACTTTCGGGTCGCCGGGTGTAGCCTACCAAGTCGCTCATAACCCCATCCACATCATAGTTTTTGTCTGGGTGTTTTGCCTGAATATATGCGAGTATGCCTTTTGCCTGGTCTATAGGATTTAAGTCTTCTCTCTGAAGGTTCTCCGTCAACTGGAAGGCAAGGATTTCATCCTTCTGAGTTACTGCATCGATGACCCTGACCGGTATTGTTGGGAGTCCCAGCTTCAGGGCAGCCAGATAACGACGTTCTCCGCAAAGAAGGAGGTATTTGCCGTCTTTCGGTGTTACAAGGACAGGTTCCAAAACACCCCTTTCTTTAATCGATTCCATAAGGGCTTTGAAGGACTCACTCTCTGTATCGATGCTTGACCTGATCTGTTCTTCAATAATGATATCCCCTAAGGATAGATATAAAAACTCTGGATTCTCAACTGTTTTCTTTGTCGCCATATTTCATCCTCCTTGTTTAGTGAATAGTCGTTAGTGAATAGTGAATAGTTAAAGACATTTTATCAAGCTCATTGTCATTACTCATTGCTCCTTCCCACCTTCAACCGGCCTCTTTTCCTTTCACCTTTCAGCTTTGAACTTTCCAGTTTCAAGTTTCCCTATTTCCTTTTTCACTGCCTTCACCCTTCTCTTCGCCCCAGACGCGGGCGAGGGTGGCCTGGATTTTTTTCTCGAAGCGGGCGATCAATTCGTGGTTGGCGGCGACCAGCGTCTGCTCGGCCTCTATCTCGGCAACAATGGCCTGTTGCGTGGCGAGAGGTGGGAGGGGGATCGGGATGCTTTCAACAATTGCCTGGTTGATCTTCGGCATGCTTCCGACAGCGCCGACAGCGTTTCTTGTGACATACACCCGGACAGGTGCGCTTTGCAGAACGGTCAGAAGGTAACGGCTACGAATCTTCTCTTCATTTGCGCGAACACGAATCATCAGGTCTGGATAGATATAGTTTGGTTCGTCCACATCAAACAGCGCAGCTGTGCCGACAAGTTCCTTGGTATTACCTCGCTGGAGGTAAATATCACCGCGACGGCAACGGCACGGGGCATCAAGCGGGATATCTTCATCAAGGAACTTGGACTTCGAGAGGTCCATCGTTCCCAAAGTGGTCGCGCTTAAAGACAGTACTTTCAGGTTTGTAGGACTATCAACTGGGCTGCCAGAGTAACCATTCTTCGGCTTGCCCTCGATGACCTCGCCCAACTCCACCATTGGCCAGTCGGGGTGGATGGGGATGTGGGGGCGGTAGTTGTCGAGGACGGCGCGGGCACCGTTGATGACTTTCTGGTAGTACTCGATTTCTGCCACGATCTCCTTCTGCACATCCAGCGGCGGAAGGGGGATTTCGTGCTCCTTCAGTTTTGAGAAGTGGCGCTGATACCCGCTGCTTTCCAATGGTCTTATGCGGAGCACGTAATACAGAAACCGTGGATCAAGGATATCAATAGTCCGGAGGATCTTTATCCCATCCGCCCCTTGAGCGAAGGGAGTTTCAACTAACTTCACAGCGCATGTGTGATCACCGAAGATCACCAGTGGCTTGCTTGGATGAATCAGCGCAGATTCGTCGTCAGTCCACCCTGCAATGTCTTCCTGTGATTGGTCAATAATTGGAAATCGACCGGTTTCGCTGAAGGCGGTTTTTTGAATCTTGGCCGGGGGTGTAATCGTTTCAACGAGCGACTCGATTTTCTGCCAAGGATAGTTTGTGGATTGCGGCCCACCCTCCCTATACCGCTCCCCGCTCAGGTTATAGTCGCCATTCGCCGCTATTTTCTCCTTCGCCACGATCAGGGCGTTGGGGGCGGACAGAGTGGGCACCGTGGACGGGATGGACTGGAGATAAGGTTTCAGGAAGTCGGCGGCAGTGGGCAGGTCGTTCTTGTCAATCTCGCGCCGCTGGGCTCCGAGACCGAAGCCGTCATTCTCAATCTTGAAGAATGCGATGGTGTTGGTTTTTCTGGCCAGCGACTTGTCGAGAATGAGGATTGAGGTCTTGACGCCGGAATAGGGATTGAACACGCCCGCCGGAAGCGAGACCACGGCGACGAGGTATTCCTCCACCAGCATCTTTCGCAGTTTTTTGTAGGCGGTCTGGCTCTGGAAGATGATGCCTTCAGGCACGATGATACCGGCACGGCCACCGGGCGTGAGGTGCTCGGCCATGTAGTCCACGAACAACACCTCACTGCGCTTGGACTGCACCGAAAAGCGGTTGTGAGGCTTGATGCCGCCCTTCGGCGACATGAAGGGCGGATTGGCGAGGATCACGTCGGCATATTCGTTCCAGCGATCCTGGCTGGTGAGGGTGTCGTACTCGAAGATGTGCGGATCGGCAAAGCCGTGCAGGTACATATTTACCAGAGACAAGCGCACCATGTCGGGCGAGATGTCGTAGCCCTTGAAGCTCTGTGCGAGGCGGCCCTTTTCGTCCGGGGTCAGGGTGCTGTAGCCCTTGGCGTCGGTGTTGGTCTTGAGGATGTGTTTATACGATGAGATCAGGAACCCGGCAGTGCCGCAGGCCGGATCAAGCATGGTCTCGGTCTTCTTCGGATCGATGATTTTTACCATGAAATCAATGATGTGGCGAGGGGTGCGGAACTGTCCGGCGTCGCCCTGGGAGCCGAGCACGGAGAGCAGATACTCGAAGGCATCGCCGAGCCGTTCGCTGTGATCGTAGTTGAACTCGTCAATAACCTTGAGGAACATTTTGAGCGTTTCGGGGTCGCGGTATGGCAGATAGGCGTTCTTGAAGATGTTGCGGAAAAGCAGCGGAATGCCGGGGTTCTCCGGCATCCTGGTGATGGCTTCGGCGTAGAGGTTCAGTGTCTCGTGGCCGCCAAGACCGGAGCGCATGAGTTTGGCCCAGCCGTAGTGGGCAAATTCATTGGCAAAGAACTTGCGTTTCCCGCCGAACTCCTCGCTCTCAGCGTCCATATCATCCATGAACTTGTAGATGAGGGCGATGGTGATCTGTTCTACCTGGCTCTTGGGGTCGGGCACTTTGCCGACGAGGATGTCGCGGGCGGTGTCGATGCGGCGTTTGGTGTCGGTGTCGAGCATGGTTCTCCTTAATCCTTGGTGGACTTAGTGGACTGGGTGGACGAAAAGCGTGATGATCGTTTTTCGGAGCGCACGCGGTAGAGGCGCTCAGTAAAGCCGCCTTCTGTCTCGAAGGCTTTTGCCTGGGCGGCCAGTTGTCGGTCAAGCAGGCTGCAGGCTACCACCAGCAACACCAGGGCAGCGTTGGCAGTAATTTCGGGGAAGGTAGGAGTGGAGATTGCAGGACTGGTAGACGGCGTGGACGAATTCTGTCCACCGTGTCCACTACTCTGTCCACTTCGTCCACTAAATCCTTTCTGTCCACGATCGTGTTCTTCCAGCACCCACTGCGCTACCTCATCGGCGGTTGCGCATCTGCGGTCGATCAGCCCCTGTCTGCGGGGATCGTTACGACCCCAGATCGATAGTCCACGCTGGCGCAAGAAATCTTCATAGTCGAGCCGCAGTTCTTCGAGGCTGGCCCGTGCCACGCTGGTGAGTTTAAGTTCGGTCTTTTTCGAGGTTCCCGAGGCCTGGCTCCCTTCGGCGATATTCTGCACGCCTGACCGTGCCGCCTGTACCATTTGATCGTGAGTGCGGCTGCGTTTTTCAATGTAGCTATCGCAAAACCGGACCGTTATATCGTAAGTCAGTTGTGCCACCT
The DNA window shown above is from Pseudomonadota bacterium and carries:
- a CDS encoding four helix bundle suffix domain-containing protein, producing the protein MTANEPLIPKHGGYRKLKSFQVAQLTYDITVRFCDSYIEKRSRTHDQMVQAARSGVQNIAEGSQASGTSKKTELKLTSVARASLEELRLDYEDFLRQRGLSIWGRNDPRRQGLIDRRCATADEVAQWVLEEHDRGQKGFSGRSGQSSGHGGQNSSTPSTSPAISTPTFPEITANAALVLLVVACSLLDRQLAAQAKAFETEGGFTERLYRVRSEKRSSRFSSTQSTKSTKD
- a CDS encoding N-6 DNA methylase; the encoded protein is MLDTDTKRRIDTARDILVGKVPDPKSQVEQITIALIYKFMDDMDAESEEFGGKRKFFANEFAHYGWAKLMRSGLGGHETLNLYAEAITRMPENPGIPLLFRNIFKNAYLPYRDPETLKMFLKVIDEFNYDHSERLGDAFEYLLSVLGSQGDAGQFRTPRHIIDFMVKIIDPKKTETMLDPACGTAGFLISSYKHILKTNTDAKGYSTLTPDEKGRLAQSFKGYDISPDMVRLSLVNMYLHGFADPHIFEYDTLTSQDRWNEYADVILANPPFMSPKGGIKPHNRFSVQSKRSEVLFVDYMAEHLTPGGRAGIIVPEGIIFQSQTAYKKLRKMLVEEYLVAVVSLPAGVFNPYSGVKTSILILDKSLARKTNTIAFFKIENDGFGLGAQRREIDKNDLPTAADFLKPYLQSIPSTVPTLSAPNALIVAKEKIAANGDYNLSGERYREGGPQSTNYPWQKIESLVETITPPAKIQKTAFSETGRFPIIDQSQEDIAGWTDDESALIHPSKPLVIFGDHTCAVKLVETPFAQGADGIKILRTIDILDPRFLYYVLRIRPLESSGYQRHFSKLKEHEIPLPPLDVQKEIVAEIEYYQKVINGARAVLDNYRPHIPIHPDWPMVELGEVIEGKPKNGYSGSPVDSPTNLKVLSLSATTLGTMDLSKSKFLDEDIPLDAPCRCRRGDIYLQRGNTKELVGTAALFDVDEPNYIYPDLMIRVRANEEKIRSRYLLTVLQSAPVRVYVTRNAVGAVGSMPKINQAIVESIPIPLPPLATQQAIVAEIEAEQTLVAANHELIARFEKKIQATLARVWGEEKGEGSEKGNRET
- a CDS encoding ParB/RepB/Spo0J family partition protein codes for the protein MATKKTVENPEFLYLSLGDIIIEEQIRSSIDTESESFKALMESIKERGVLEPVLVTPKDGKYLLLCGERRYLAALKLGLPTIPVRVIDAVTQKDEILAFQLTENLQREDLNPIDQAKGILAYIQAKHPDKNYDVDGVMSDLVGYTRRPESLPDEIANTVLAISEIVGKSIMTLHRTIALLKLSPEIQAEIRSGNLPVSQGYLFAANLDCPDRDKIFEAIMKTPVTNATLNNLLTAYKKVKPAPGVTKPIPMKKQIESLRSFESRIEMGIAKYTKPDL